DNA from Manduca sexta isolate Smith_Timp_Sample1 chromosome 6, JHU_Msex_v1.0, whole genome shotgun sequence:
tatatactgttaaCTATGGAGCACGAGTCTGCTTTACCACGaatggattttaaaatttagatataagatttttttttttatttcagatttcgTTCAAAAACCAAGCCACGAATGTTGGGTGACGTGCAAACGGGGAAGGAGTTTCAAAAAACCCACATACAACGAGCACTGTGACATCGATAACTTCATAAAAACGTAACAAATATCAACATAgagttttattaacaataaatatgaaacaataacTTACTGCGTACTTATTGTTTCGAGATCACAGTATTTTACACttacacaatatttacaaattacattcttaatttaaatatttttatgcataaatAATGACTTAGATCAATAACAACACACACACGAATAAGCATAACAGGTGacaataaatatactaattaatatCTAGATTATTCTATATACAAAAGAACATGTCCATATTAAAcctaataaaatactaaatacaattCTTATAGTAAAACATAAACTAACAGAGTTACCAACCTTAAGTACGATATTCGATTTTCTAAACGCTCTTGATTATATTGcaactttttaatataactacatgctaagtataaatagattataaactACACAcgaactataaatatatatatctattttaCGTTACTTTATCGGTAGGTCTAATGGCGAATTTCAGTAAACTACCCTAATCCCATACTGcgatagaaatataataattatatttttaataaacaatcctaaTATAAATCTTCGATCCTATCTTGGGAATAAACCAATCTAAATACGTCatctgtaagcatgtcaaaatgacttctgattggtctattcttattgaaaatggcgggaACCCAATCAAGATGTCAAGCAAATTtagattggttcattttcgccCTCGATCCAAAGATAGgatggtttattaaaaatataaatacctcaCAAAAAATTAATGACGCTCCAAGAACCCAGCACTCTTGACAAGGTGGTAGATATTCTGCCTGGGAATCTTCTCTGCCTCTCTTTCTACCACCTGCATCTCCTTGTTGGTAAACCAGGATTCCTTGGCCAGACCAGCAGCGATGGCTGGATTGTCGTAGAAGTCTCTAGACTTCAACAGATGGCGCGGGAGTAAAGCCTCGCTTGCTGCGTTGCGCTCTACTGCTGGATGCGGGTGGACGGCTGGAGTATCTGAGGCATATTGTATGCCCACTGGAGTGAGAGGCTGCGTAAAGATCAGGCTCGGCAGGGCTTGAGCCGTAGCCAGGATTGTAGCGATGATGAGAAAGCGCATTGTGGTCTGTAATAAAAAGATATAGAATTGAAATGGCGTGGATTCATATCTCTATACCCAAAAAGATAGAAAAGAGCAGAATTATAGCACTCGCGTTTTGTTAATCTCTTTACTCTTATAGATGTTTAGGACCTGTTTCAGAACTCCTAGCTGCTATACgataactgtaaaataaaattacttgaaaaTTGTGACAGGCCCACATTTCATGCCGTggtgaagaaaaaactacttTAACCGCgttttgtataactttaacaAGTAAATTCAATATTGCcgtttaaatgtatatttttatagaaatctaGCTTAAACTACATATATGTGGTACACTATTACAAACTcttattatttacattcagTACCCTAATTTCAAGTTGTCTGTCACTATTCAATTCTAATTGTTATAAAGTCAAGGTCTGCCAAATGGCAGATCTTGTGATAACATTTTGATCTCTAATTTTATATGCGTGCCAATTATAGATAACCGCTAACGTGTATATCCACTCTGTGATTAATGTAATAGTAACTTCAGAGTTAATGTGTTCAGAGAAGTCAATGTAGTAGTCTATTTGAAGCGCAACACTCTGAGTTGAATCCCACGTCCCGTAGTGCAGGTTTTCTAAATGAATAAGTGCTTTATTCattacgtaggcgaacatagctgcacttatgataagtcaaggtacatgaaaatacttaattattacttagataaagtcgcctatataaattaagacaatttatattgaacatataattgtttgtataatgatttctcatgtttacgcgaatgctagacattgaaataaaacaatttttcgggttttatcccgtttttatgttatgattttctcccgaagttacgaagactttgtagccttcatggtcaaccGGAGACTGAGGTTCTGGTCGTCCGAAAAGCAGTTagaatatctacctacattttacaattatacaattttttttatttattttttttatttcccggAAAAATCTCATTCACATATTCAAGCCATAAGTAaagactatatattatataatatacaaacatcaatatttagttataaaacacTGATAATTTATTACCTCCATACCGAGCAAGTACCTTGCATTATTAAGGAAGTCTAGATCGATGTGAAGTGATTTATTAATGGCGCCGACTGATTAATGGAGTTTTTATACTAAGTACTGGACGGTATAGAATtagaattttaacaatattaatgatGATAAATACACATCCATAAAGAGCTGTGTTAAAGTTTtacatgttaaatattatatgtgtttatCGAGCGAATGTGGGTGGTTTGGCTGGAAGGGCTGCCCGAGGAGAAAGTATAGTGATCAAATACATGATCTTCTCCGAAAAGTGGCGGCTCAGCACTTCTGGCTCTGGAGTAGATTCCCTTAAAAAGGTATGAAAAACTATGAATGTGGAAAAGGCGAAAGAAGTGTGTCAAGATCGTAGCATGTGGGACTCAATAGTATCTGCCTACTCTTATGTGATGAGGGCGTGACTGTGTATTTATAAGAGGAAATAATGCAAAATTAACAGTACTTATGGAAAAGTCCTTATAACTTCACGCCTTATTTATACCTATAAAGGAACACCTGTTCCTTTCCGCTAAAGTCGGTACCgcaatcataaaataaaagagaaataatGGTAGAGACACTTAAATTAATATGACCCCACTTGCCCATTAGtccaagtaataaaaaaaggaaaaaaaataattcacttcCGCGCAGCCACTCATTCAGTTCCTTTGATAGCAAAGTGGGAGATAAAATGAAACGAAAGAGGGACAAAATTATCTATAGTTACAAACGTAATTACAACTGGAACGATAATATAGTTAATTGTAATATACgtattttgttatacataatattctttttgtaCAGAAGGATCTCTTCAGAATTTTTGTAGGTATAAAGTAATTGCTTCGACTGAAATCTGAAGGGCCGTAAAAGCGTTCTCTTTTTCGGCTTTCGCACTAATCAACTGGTTTCTGAGAGCCTCTTATCTTAACCGTATTCGAGTATTTGGAACTgcctgtctcgatggcgtagttgtactgcatgccggtacaatagcgctctgaggtcccgggttcgagtcccgggtcgagcaaagtgatattataactttactGTGACTTAAGTAATCATGTCAGATGTTGATATCTGCTTATAAAATGGCGACAATCTTCAGATGCTGACTAACTTGACAGCATCTCAGTTGATATCGTACTTCAGAGCGAAATTGACTTGCATCTGTTAATACCGGTCTTAGAGTCCATTAGTCAATGGTCAATTGATAAATTTAACGTCTGATCTTCACCCAAGAGTCCATTAGTCAATCCAGTCAATTGACGAATGTCAAACTGAAGTGTGATCCGCGTAGTATTGGTTACTGATTACGTGTTGAGTCCTAGCCTTATCCtggatttatgaaaattttaattgttcatAACTTTGTCACTTACATATTATCAAAGATTCTGACTACATTTATAACATGTTGCCTCAACTACATTCCctattttttagtaattaaaaccTATtggtaaatataacataataataataccagtccGTATTATATACCGCATACTGCTGAGGACGGATCTTCTCTACTAATAAGAAGTTTTAGGCCTTAACTAACCCGCTGGCCTAGAGTGTGTTGGCAGACGTCACACACCtacgaaattcttatggagaattctcaggtatgtacgTTTCCTCGCGGTGTTCTTCACcgttacaataaacaataactgaTAAACAACATACGCGTTTCCGAAAAGTCAGTATGTGCCCTAGATTTAATCCTTCGGACATCCGCGCCAGTCCGTTCTATTTCCAAATAGGATAGTCGTGCACTAAATTTAATAAGTTAACGctggtttatataaataagcatttccaaaacaaaatattataaatacgaaagtttgtgaggatggatgcgTGGATGTATAGATGTATGCTTTttttcctctttcacgaaaaaactactgaacggatttggataaaactttacagtaatattggttatgcatccgaataacacataggctacaatttataatgtttttgtgtaattttgtcataatataacgatacatataaagtaagttggaaaaaaaaatatcccggaaaactcttacacgcgggcgaagccacgagcaaaagctagtatatagtTTATGTTTATGTCCCGTTAGTTCGAATTGGATATCTTATAATGACTGTGTGTATGttgaatcaaaaataaataattcactacatagtataaaacaaagtcgctttctctgtccctacctatgtatgcttaaatctttaaaactacgcaacggattttgatgtggTTTTTGTTAATAgatagtgattcaagaggaaggtttatatgtataataacatccattaaatagtggagaaatattgcacccgcgCGAAGCTGGGGCGGGTCGAAGGTAAATATTAAATCGTAATATAGCTCTTAAATATTCTCTATTGGCAATCTTGTTTCAGGTAGTACAACGATGATTGCCGAGGCGCCACCTCAATTGCAAgtgactaaatatttataatatatttaataaccatTGCAAAACTCGTTTGCAAACATCTCTCTCATATTTAGTCATCGGCaatgttttgtaacaaaataattcgtTTGTCAACAAATCAGAATTGCATCTATAATAGCTATAGTTATTACATCATTACATAATTTCTAAGATGTTACAAGGATGAAATTCCagaaataacttatttatgtccttataatattaatcccttaattgtaaaaaaaaatcttcagaGTCTAAAGAACTAGAGAAAAGATAAGAATTTACGTCATGTGTTAAGACTAAACTTCTACTTTTAATCTACCCGAGtttccaaaatgaaaaaaaaccaTTGccaatataattcaaatttttaaaaaaaatgttacaccAGTAATGTTTTACACCAGTAAATCAACTTCCTATACATTTAACAACTCTTCACTtcgtttaaaaacaaatcaactGTTAcctcacaaaataaaaaaattaaacacaaaaccaCATTCCGCAAACACAGATTCTGCAACCGCACTTACATTAACTAAAGTCACGGCCACCGTAGCGCAGTCCGCAAGTAcactgcgcacgcgcacacaaCCGCTCAAATATATAGCTTTTGAATAACTGACCTTGGAACTGCTTCCGGGAATGGAAAAGGTGATGGCAGAACTGGCTCTATTGGCTCCTTGTTATAATTGTACAAGGATTTGGCGTCCCGAGTTCGATTCTCGTAGTTTTATGTTTACACTCTTATGTTGTGTTTTGTTATCAGTTATAACAACAAGAGCGTATAAGACTTTGTAAAACTACTTTGAACAAGAAATACCCTTAAAATTGGTAACATAACCATTGATGacacacttaattttaaaatattcatataatagtttaatgaaaaaatataaaaccttttaTTGAATTGCAACATcactatatattaatatatttaataacaagagagtaacaaaaaatcataacatgttTTTGCATTACAACACGACAAAAACATAGATTGTGGGTAGTGATAGTAACCGAGCTATCTTCATCCACACTtccttatacttttttatattaagatattatgAAAGTCAATAACTTATATTGTAACATAACATTTTGCATATTAACTCGATTGTTCAcacagcaataaaataaataatatagtcgATAATCCCCAGACGATTTCAAGAAGCCTccgcatatttttataattagatatttaCATATACAACAGAAATCAACGctagttatttttgaatattcatatttttgagcttattttaaactaaatattcgTCTGCTACTTTTCTtcacataaataatgtttatacttaataatatattaattactttcgtACTGTTTCCTTACGGGATACAAAAGACCttacaatatgttaatttgGGACATGGTCTGTCTGTGTTTTTTTTCCTTGTTTTGAATGTCGAAACAGgcttgccgatcgcctgatagtaagcgatacgaccgcccataaacagtagaaacaccatccaacaccttgaattacaaagtattgtttggtattccattgtgcttgccatcctgagacatgagatgataagtctcattatgtccagtagttacactggctacaatgtccttcaaaccagaacacaacagtgactacacgtcGTTGCTTGACGGCTGAAATAGAGATGGCGGTattacttacccaggcggactgtcacatataaGAGACATACCACCAGTTTCATTCGATTTCAACCAAATTCGTTAAGcgttttttgtgtttatttcaagaaacatcaaaatattctaACAAACTTTCATAGTTATATTAAGACTAACATCTATATTACTACTAAGAGGCAACATCGCTTAATTAAtggtttgaatattttatttaaaatatttttacctgtGTGTTATTTTATCAAAGTTCTGTCTCGACTCTAACAAAATCTTTTTCTTAAGTAAAAGCTCCCACAGGAAACACCcttatttcaaaaatgtatatGCTACTAGCTTTTATCCGTAGCTCCGCCCTCGTGAAAAACATTTGATCCGGAATTCAATTCCTGCTATATATCTCCTGGGATATAAAGTAACATAAAACCTTTTctgggttttaaactatctcaaatttcatcgaaaaaaAGACAAAGTCGCTTTTGCTCGGgtcttcgctcgcgtgaaggagttttcgaagataaaagtccagctataaattttcccggaatagaaagtagcctatatgcgTTCCAGAGTCTTAAAatatctccgtaccaaatttcgtaaaaatccgttcaatagattttgagaaaatcgatcacatacatagagacaaaaaaggggactttgtggtaaaatatgtataaaagtatGTATATCACTCCGCAGCTCTCAACCTCATAATTCCTTACCTTTATGCCACACTAACGTGGGCTTAACGCCACAGACCTTTTAACACATTGCAAAAattatatgcaaaaaatatgtcGGCCCAACACTGCCTAAGAAGACAAACACGAACCCTTTCACTTATTATATACTAGgtattgcttgcggcttcactCACGTGAGGACTATTTCAAACTACAAAAATCCTAAAACGATAGCCGTTCATAACGCCAAGAGTACGGCACCAGTGTCATCtcagattaaaaaaatccattatttccaatgaaaacaaattatcgggatataaatagcctatgtgtcaatccaagacatggtctatccgtgtgccaaatatcatccaaatctgttAAGCAGTTACTTTGTTTACTTCtagcaaacatccaaacactttcacaaactttcgcattatattagtaagaagtaagattcgTAAGGATACCTTattctttatgtaatattacTAAGAATACTTAACTCTTATcgtaatttaacatatttaggTAGTTCAAAGGAATTCAGCGGAATGTTTCAAACATTTTGTGACACCCACGCGCGAACAACTTAAGATTCTAGGAATCGTAAAATTAAGCCCTCGAGACGTTTTGATATGCCGTCTAGAAGCTCAACGCTAtaagagaatattttaaatactatagaTAATGAAGACTCTACGcacaatgaataaataattagtcTAATTAGTCGGCTTAgatagtaattatataataataatatcaaacctgtattatatacctactgttccactgctgggcattgtcctcctccactactgagtaGGCCTtcgtctaccacgctggcctagtgtgcgTTGGCAGAATTCATATACCTTAGAAATTCTTATGCTGTACATTTAGTTTTGAACTTGCGACCTTTGTCTTGGCTGTCCATTTAATTCCCAATAAGGGTCAATACCCTGGCAATATGGCAATCCATATCCATGCCCAATCAGACTATCGACGCAGTCGTCCTAGATTAAACAATTCCACTTCAATATCATTTACAATACTTATAAACACAACTGTCGCTTACCAAGTTTTACAAAAGGATGGTTCAATATTCTGTGAAAACACATCTCGTAAACAATAGGAATAATTAGTTGTGttcaaattaatacataaattactcCATAATTAGGTACAGTTAGACACAAAAGTAGGTGAACAAATTCAAGACTTTAAAACGCCTCTACATATTAACtttaatcgattttttttgtcttaaactaagtgtttaaaatgtatgttagtGAAGATaaacgatttgaaattttttatttgttcagatACTTTTTTGCCTGTctgtactaaaatatattattttgaaactcTTATTAACAGCTCCGTACTCTTCTATTGTACCATTCTGATATGAATTAGCTAAAGCAGTCAAATGAGGTTCAGACCTCCATTAATTCAATTCAGACCCTAACGATAACCCAGTTACATGTTTTCTTGTTACATTTAAATCGAAAACcacatttgtttataattgtgaaACTACCGCCAATTTCCTTGTTAATTGTCAATATATCAGCATTAATATCGATACAAATAGAATTTACCCTACATTTGCAACGAATGCGAATAATTAAGAACAAGTATCAAgtaatgtatttgtaaatggTGAGAAACAAACAACCAATATACTTTTCAATTCCAACTGAAAGAGTGGCGTGTTGATTCTTAGCACATGATGTTTTAACACGCTGATGTTACGCTAGAACGCGTAGCAAGCGTGATGCAGTCAGGAACTGGATATTATAAAAAGAGTAGAGAGTGGAGGTATCAAAACATGCACTATCAcagggctttattaaaaaaatcaattacgcctttatcctcgaaggcgTAAGCAGTAGTACAAAAAGCAACtcaccacttttcgccatgtatgttccgtctcatgagATGTAGTGCAACCCTGTTGCCATATCGGAcagaattccagactccgggcaaacactgagtagaaaaatctaaGAACACTTTGCCTGACCCAAGATTCGAACTCAGGTCTTCAGAACAATATCTCAACGCGCCCGAAatataactacaccaccgaggcattCAGTGAAAGTTATTCCAaaatcaatattacaaatattcgcCTGTGGATTGTCCCGAATCTGCCCAATTCCTTAAAGTTGGCTAGAGACCAAAACTATTGTGGTATTCTGGGTGGTTTTACCATCAAGTTTTGGCTTTCACTAATGGTTCCTTTGCCTATCTTCTTCTTTAAAACTATCACATTCTATGGGCGTTTAATGCGCGAAGTCCGCGCGTACAATATACACCGTCTGCGCAGGCTCTTAGAATCACAGTTATTAACGATTTAACAGCGCAATGCGCCGAAGGGAtacattcgaatttcaaatgtaGATTAACCACGTGTTCACGCAATATTGATAAATGGTAGCATTAAACAACACACGCCTTGTGGCCTGTAATATGGTCACTATTTGcttgaaattaatgaaatgtaatatataatctCGAATATGTTTTTAGtccctacatacatacataaatattatattgtttcctTCCTTTTTTGAATATACTTAACTCAGTATCTGTTTATAAGTTGTTGTATGAATAAAGTTCAGTTTGAACAAGTTAATATCTATTAATACTGCcctattctaaaaataatttaacgcaTAAacagctttattatttttaaatccataataaatttacgcaaaattaaaattttaataagtgcTATAACTACACATTTCTCTGAATAAATCAAATATCTAATCTCAATCAATCCAAATATAGCACAATCAATCACAGCGGAGTTAGAAGTGGATCGCCTTGTTCGAAGCCCGGCTTTGCCCGCGGCGTTCATTTCCGTACAGTGCTTCCGCCGCCATAACGAGCAACCTGATTCATCATTCGCATTGATTTAAGAGTTATtgctttatttacaattaaaaatgtataaggcatttataattttagttccAATATTTAGACAGCGCGTTAATATACGGTTGATAAGGTGATGCCACTGCACCTCattgtaagtgaagtggggtccagaatgttgactgatgagagatgattgcaatgctgaggtcttgggttcgatccccaggtcgggcaatgtgatattgggtttttctacatagtctggaatatgtgcccgatatggcgataggctctctcCCTCATtgtgggacggaatacacacggtggaaagtgggtacTCTAGTTGCGCGATGCCTACCCTTGTGGGAATATTTCGAAACCTGTATTATGAAACATAACTTAGTAGAAGTGTTTTGTAGTAATATTTCAGAGTGACGAACGTAGTGCAAACCATGCTCTGTTTTTGTCAGAATAACATCAGACGAACGGCTTGCTTGTCACGTCATCGAGtagtaaacacattttttccACGCAGTAAAAATCCATGTTATGGATGCCATTCTATAATCTGGGGAGCGGAAGAACAGTTATATCGGACAGTAAACACAACATAACCAAAATACAAACCGGCAAATTATCCGCCTCATTACACATACAAAATTAAGACCATTAAATTTCCTAAGTAATTAAGATTAATTAACATAACGAAGACGCAAATAACAAGATATCCTTGGCTAAGCTTACGTATAAAGGAACGGATAAATTTCTTGTATGAAAATCATGTGATAGATTGCAGTCAGAGAATTTATTACGGAATCTGGTTCAAGGCCGGCATCACGTGAATAATGCACGCAAAGCGAAAACGCGGGCAGTATAGCAAAGTTATTTGAATGCATTTTAGGACAAACGAAATAAGCAAACCTTTCATCGGATAAGTGAAATGATAGGCCTTAAACAGTGGCAACACCATGCAGAACTTTGATTTACACTGAGTGCATAGCGCTATGTATTTTAAGATATTAGATGAAACGCTCGCTTgatgtgctggtggtaggatatattttatatcaggtTAGCGACCAACATTCACAAGgcataaaacccgccatagtggtgcatgtaagtgtgtcgcgttccgggatcagtcttcGCATATCCAATTCtcgcaggccggcataattgtatcgtcTGTTGAGGAGAAATCATCTCTCAGGTGAAattctattagactccacttaccatcagcagagacacgcattatgacaccgagcggtgaagctcgacGAGTCTTAGGGAACACTAaattgtctttatcccgcaacggaATTAATCAGATACAAAGAtagagaggagttggaaatattcatTGTCCACTTCCCCCCATAgtaaagcgggagacaaaatattgaactaaggaggcgttttaacatCAAGTATAGGTTTATAACTAGAAAAGCCAGTTGCAAAGCACcacagataaaaatttaatgagTCATATTAGTTAAGTCTAACAGTACTCAATGTAAGGACATTGTAGCAGAATGTTGAAAGCAACCTACACCAAAACATGATCCCTGCTGCTTTGCAAAAAAACTATACAATCAGGTGGTTTTACATACGACGGCactaatagtataataatattagccccgtattatattctgtcccactgctggacacgggcctgctcttctactgagagggtttaggccttagtccaccacgctggcctaatgcgggttgaCAGACATTACATAGCTTTTCTAAATTCTTATGAAGAACCGGTTCCCTGAGATTTTGTCTCAGTGGCGGCTATAAAGActatgttacgcgccgctatcctagccgatgacatcgggcgtttccggaagtattcggctgtgcgggcaggctggcagaagaaaaaatatgtcacGGGACGACTACTCTATTAGactctgtaattatttttgctaatataatgtttaatactgtaaaaagagcgtttaacaactAGTAGCTTTTttctcaaaaatgtttttttttcattaataaagttAGATGTTACCGTACTGTATTACATTGTCTACCAATGTGAATG
Protein-coding regions in this window:
- the LOC115453958 gene encoding uncharacterized protein LOC115453958, yielding MRFLIIATILATAQALPSLIFTQPLTPVGIQYASDTPAVHPHPAVERNAASEALLPRHLLKSRDFYDNPAIAAGLAKESWFTNKEMQVVEREAEKIPRQNIYHLVKSAGFLERH